One Cupriavidus oxalaticus genomic region harbors:
- a CDS encoding DegQ family serine endoprotease, producing the protein MIRQTIARTAIGIAALAALGGGYAYLQKEVVTPGYAASTPAPVAAAQPAAAVATPADFSGIVAQYGPAVVNISVTARAQRTAAQMPPGIDPDDPLFQFFKRFGPQFQGPQGGQQQLVRGLGSGFIVSPDGLILTNAHVVDGAQEVTVKLTDRREFKAKVLGTDPQTDVAVIRIDARDLPTVRLGDPSQVRVGEPVLAIGSPYGFENTVTAGIVSAKSRSLPDDTYVPFIQTDVAVNPGNSGGPLFNQRGEVIGINAQIYSQTGGYQGLSFAIPIDVATKVQQQLVATGKVTRGRLGISVQEVNQALAQSFGLPKPTGALVNSVEPDSPAARAGLKPGDVIVQLDNDVIDHSGDLPEHVADLKPGTQSSLKIIRKGEPMSLSVKIGTARDQAVAQKGGANEASGRLGLAVRPLSPGERRASGIEGGLVVEDVSGPAARVGIQPGDVILSLNGTPITSAEQLKSLVAKSGKQVALLVQRDDARIFIPLDIG; encoded by the coding sequence ATGATTCGCCAGACCATTGCTCGCACGGCCATTGGGATCGCGGCCCTCGCCGCCCTGGGCGGCGGGTATGCCTATCTGCAGAAGGAAGTCGTCACGCCCGGATACGCCGCCTCCACGCCGGCGCCTGTCGCGGCCGCGCAGCCGGCCGCCGCCGTGGCCACGCCGGCGGACTTCTCCGGCATCGTTGCGCAATATGGACCCGCCGTGGTCAATATCAGCGTGACCGCGCGCGCCCAACGCACCGCGGCGCAGATGCCGCCGGGGATCGATCCGGACGATCCGCTGTTCCAGTTCTTCAAGCGTTTCGGCCCTCAGTTCCAGGGCCCGCAAGGTGGCCAACAACAACTGGTACGCGGCCTGGGCTCGGGCTTTATCGTCAGTCCCGACGGTCTGATCCTGACCAATGCGCACGTCGTCGACGGGGCGCAGGAGGTGACCGTCAAGCTGACTGACCGGCGCGAGTTCAAGGCCAAGGTGCTGGGCACCGATCCGCAGACCGATGTGGCAGTGATCCGCATCGATGCCAGGGACCTGCCGACGGTTCGCCTGGGCGATCCCTCGCAGGTGCGCGTCGGCGAGCCCGTGCTGGCCATCGGTTCGCCGTACGGCTTCGAGAACACCGTGACTGCCGGCATCGTCAGCGCCAAGTCGCGCTCGCTGCCTGACGACACCTACGTGCCGTTCATCCAGACGGACGTGGCCGTCAACCCGGGCAACTCGGGCGGCCCGCTGTTCAACCAGCGTGGCGAGGTGATCGGCATCAACGCGCAGATCTACAGCCAGACCGGCGGCTACCAGGGGTTGTCGTTCGCGATTCCGATCGACGTGGCCACCAAGGTCCAGCAGCAGCTGGTGGCGACCGGCAAGGTCACGCGCGGCCGCCTCGGCATCAGCGTGCAGGAAGTCAACCAGGCGCTGGCGCAATCGTTCGGATTGCCCAAGCCGACCGGGGCGCTGGTCAACTCGGTCGAGCCGGACAGTCCCGCCGCGCGTGCGGGCCTGAAGCCGGGCGACGTGATCGTGCAGCTGGATAACGACGTGATCGACCATTCGGGCGACCTGCCCGAGCATGTGGCCGACCTCAAGCCCGGCACGCAAAGCTCGCTGAAGATCATCCGCAAGGGCGAGCCGATGAGCTTGTCGGTGAAGATCGGCACGGCCAGGGACCAGGCGGTGGCGCAGAAGGGCGGCGCCAACGAGGCCAGCGGCCGGCTCGGGCTGGCGGTGCGTCCGCTGTCGCCGGGGGAAAGGCGCGCCAGCGGCATCGAAGGCGGGCTGGTGGTCGAAGACGTGAGCGGACCCGCGGCGCGGGTGGGCATCCAGCCGGGCGACGTGATCCTGTCGCTCAACGGCACGCCGATCACTTCGGCCGAGCAACTGAAATCGCTGGTGGCAAAGTCCGGCAAGCAGGTGGCACTGCTGGTGCAACGCGACGATGCCCGCATCTTTATTCCGCTCGATATCGGTTAA
- a CDS encoding transglutaminase TgpA family protein, translating into MNAVARPLRHEDHGMLLGQLALVLAPQARTLPVSVSLLLLLLLGWRWLLWRRRAPLPSRWMLGTTALLVLLVASALAWQAGGGVGRELAVALLGAFVILKLLECRALADATLVTQLSFYLLLTLYLSDQPFWLALYSLAIGAWVLRNWLLLHHPEARSRLAIWPMLGRMALLGLPWAVAMFVLFPRLEHPLWQLPQSAPTGTTGLSDTMRPGSVGQLIRSPALALRAEVAGPPLPASALYWRALVLWEYDGTTWRPARQRLQALAPAPAVVSDRHGIDYNITLEPSSQHWLLVLDRGQALSPSAEAAVTPDGEFMSRRPVDQRIRYQARSTLAPAPEALDAATHRLALSLPAGNPRARVLASTWAAQHADPAARVQAALRLFAAAPFAYTLSPPPLGAEQVDSFVFDTRRGFCEHYASSFVFLMRAAGVPARVVTGYQGGEYNPIGGHYMVRQSDAHAWAEVWLEGRGWVRVDPTSAVAPSRIEQGLDAALGAEAAAWRPTHQPGWLQDIRWTYEGMVYRWQRWVLQYDHAQQARLLATLGTGASAGQLLAGALGVLCLLALVPLWRRREQADPLDAAYDRFCELLARHGCVRAPAEGPQDFAARASARLPQAAASITAVAAAYIGQRYGKGDPTHARQAAERMRAGTRDIARVLRGKDPAV; encoded by the coding sequence ATGAACGCCGTGGCCCGGCCGCTGCGGCATGAGGACCATGGCATGCTGCTCGGCCAGCTGGCGCTGGTGCTGGCGCCACAGGCGCGCACGCTGCCGGTGTCGGTCAGCCTGTTGCTGTTGCTGCTGCTTGGCTGGCGCTGGCTGTTGTGGCGGCGGCGCGCGCCGCTGCCGTCGCGCTGGATGCTCGGCACGACCGCGCTGCTGGTGTTGCTGGTGGCCAGCGCGCTGGCGTGGCAGGCCGGCGGCGGTGTCGGGCGCGAGCTGGCGGTGGCGCTGCTGGGTGCGTTCGTCATCCTCAAGCTGCTGGAGTGCCGCGCGCTGGCCGATGCCACGCTGGTCACGCAACTGTCCTTTTACCTGCTGCTGACGCTGTACCTGTCGGACCAGCCCTTCTGGCTGGCGCTGTACAGCCTGGCAATCGGCGCCTGGGTGTTGCGCAACTGGCTGCTGCTGCACCACCCGGAGGCGCGCAGCCGGCTGGCGATCTGGCCGATGCTGGGCCGCATGGCGCTGCTCGGCCTGCCATGGGCGGTGGCCATGTTCGTGCTGTTCCCGCGGCTGGAGCATCCGCTGTGGCAGCTGCCGCAATCCGCGCCCACCGGCACCACCGGACTCAGCGATACGATGCGGCCCGGCAGCGTCGGCCAGCTGATCCGCTCGCCGGCGCTGGCGCTGCGCGCCGAGGTCGCCGGCCCGCCGCTGCCTGCCTCGGCCTTGTACTGGCGCGCGCTGGTGCTATGGGAGTACGACGGCACCACCTGGCGTCCCGCACGCCAGCGCCTGCAGGCACTGGCGCCTGCGCCGGCTGTTGTCTCGGACAGGCACGGCATCGATTACAACATCACGCTGGAGCCCAGCTCGCAGCACTGGCTGCTGGTGTTGGACCGCGGACAGGCCTTGTCGCCGTCCGCCGAAGCCGCCGTCACGCCAGATGGCGAGTTCATGTCGCGCCGGCCAGTGGACCAGCGCATCCGCTACCAGGCGCGCTCGACGCTCGCCCCGGCACCGGAGGCGCTGGATGCCGCCACGCACCGGCTGGCGCTGAGCCTGCCCGCCGGCAATCCGCGCGCCCGCGTGCTGGCGTCCACATGGGCTGCACAGCACGCCGATCCCGCCGCACGCGTACAGGCGGCACTGCGCCTGTTCGCCGCCGCCCCGTTTGCCTACACCCTCAGCCCGCCACCGCTCGGCGCGGAGCAGGTCGACAGTTTTGTGTTCGACACCAGGCGCGGCTTCTGCGAACACTACGCCAGCAGCTTCGTCTTCCTCATGCGCGCCGCCGGCGTGCCTGCACGGGTCGTGACCGGCTACCAGGGCGGCGAATACAACCCCATCGGCGGCCACTACATGGTGCGCCAGTCCGACGCCCACGCCTGGGCCGAAGTCTGGCTGGAAGGCCGCGGCTGGGTGCGCGTGGATCCCACCAGCGCAGTTGCGCCCAGCCGGATCGAGCAAGGCCTGGACGCCGCGCTTGGCGCCGAGGCCGCGGCATGGCGCCCGACCCACCAGCCGGGCTGGCTGCAGGACATCCGCTGGACCTACGAAGGCATGGTCTACCGCTGGCAGCGCTGGGTCCTGCAGTATGACCACGCGCAACAGGCGCGCCTGCTGGCCACCCTCGGCACCGGGGCCAGTGCCGGGCAGCTGCTGGCCGGCGCGCTCGGCGTGCTGTGCCTGCTCGCGCTGGTGCCGCTGTGGCGACGCCGCGAGCAGGCCGATCCGCTTGACGCCGCCTACGACCGCTTTTGCGAGCTGCTGGCCCGGCACGGCTGCGTGCGCGCACCCGCCGAAGGCCCGCAAGACTTCGCCGCACGCGCCAGCGCCCGACTCCCGCAGGCTGCCGCGTCCATCACGGCAGTTGCCGCGGCCTACATCGGGCAGCGTTATGGCAAGGGCGATCCGACGCACGCGCGCCAGGCGGCGGAGCGCATGCGAGCGGGCACGCGGGACATCGCCCGCGTACTGCGCGGCAAAGATCCTGCTGTTTGA
- a CDS encoding DUF58 domain-containing protein yields the protein MASDPPAASQNNRAATAHHRLSRPGLFASARLLRQRLAARRPSGGTVRLDRRHLYILPARGGIGFAVLLGAMLLTSLNYNISLGFALTFLLAGIGMSCMWLAYRNLLELAVSAGTVAPVHAGQLAVFALRVDNADAGARIGIEARVPALPDVLPATLTLDGHASGTLALHVPAQRRGRLALPRVVLSSRFPFGLFRVWSHADLPLSTLVYPAPEADAPPPPAAHRPGADDAGHAAAGVPGDDGIDQLRRYRSGDPLHRIAWKHSARTGRWLSRSGDPPQRPARWLDWQAMPAGMDAEARLSRLCAWLLAAPDDAEIGLRLPGLELPPACGASHRRACLEALALWPQHPARPGARP from the coding sequence ATGGCGAGCGATCCGCCGGCGGCGTCGCAGAACAACCGGGCCGCCACCGCACACCATCGCTTGTCCAGGCCGGGGCTGTTCGCGTCCGCCAGGCTCTTGCGCCAGCGCCTTGCCGCGCGCCGGCCGTCCGGCGGCACCGTACGGCTGGACCGGCGCCATCTCTATATCCTTCCCGCGCGGGGCGGCATCGGCTTTGCCGTGCTGCTCGGCGCGATGCTGCTGACTTCGCTCAACTACAACATCAGCCTGGGCTTCGCGCTGACCTTCCTGCTGGCCGGCATCGGCATGTCGTGCATGTGGCTGGCGTACCGCAACCTGCTCGAACTGGCGGTAAGCGCGGGCACGGTGGCGCCGGTGCATGCCGGCCAGCTCGCGGTGTTTGCGCTGCGCGTCGACAACGCCGACGCCGGCGCGCGCATCGGCATCGAGGCGCGCGTGCCGGCGCTGCCCGACGTGTTGCCCGCCACGCTGACGCTCGACGGCCACGCCAGCGGCACGCTTGCCCTGCACGTGCCGGCGCAGCGGCGCGGACGGCTGGCGCTGCCGCGCGTGGTGCTCAGCAGCCGCTTCCCGTTCGGGCTGTTCCGCGTCTGGAGCCATGCGGACCTGCCGCTGTCGACGCTGGTCTATCCGGCGCCCGAAGCCGATGCACCGCCCCCGCCCGCCGCGCATCGCCCAGGCGCGGACGACGCCGGGCATGCCGCGGCCGGCGTGCCGGGCGACGACGGCATCGACCAGCTGCGGCGCTACCGCAGCGGCGACCCGCTGCACCGGATCGCATGGAAGCACAGCGCGCGCACCGGCCGCTGGCTCAGCCGCAGCGGCGATCCGCCGCAGCGCCCGGCGCGCTGGCTCGACTGGCAGGCGATGCCCGCGGGCATGGACGCCGAAGCGCGGCTATCGCGGCTGTGCGCCTGGCTGCTGGCCGCGCCGGACGACGCGGAAATCGGCCTGCGCCTGCCCGGTCTTGAACTGCCGCCCGCATGTGGCGCGAGCCATCGGCGCGCCTGCCTGGAAGCGCTGGCGCTGTGGCCGCAGCATCCGGCGCGGCCCGGAGCCCGCCCATGA
- a CDS encoding AAA family ATPase: MTARPRIVASLAEAQAQLGRIVLGKPQQVRLALACMLAGGHLLLEDVPGVGKTTLAHALARTLGLQYQRVQFTSDLLPADLIGVSVFVRDAGEFRFHRGPVFAQVVLADEINRAPPKTQSALLEAMAERQVTHDGTTHALPAPFFVIATQNPLEQLGTHALPESQLDRFTMRVSLGYPDPAFERVLYLGGASAAAATPVMDAAQVLALQQAAAQVYASPALVDYVLALVQATRQHGGFAAGLSPRAGLSLLACARAWALLAQRELVLPEDVQAVFAAVAAHRLLPAGRVGPAAVDGELAALLAGVAIP; encoded by the coding sequence GTGACTGCTCGCCCACGCATCGTCGCTTCGCTGGCCGAGGCCCAGGCCCAGCTGGGCCGCATCGTTCTCGGCAAGCCGCAGCAAGTGCGGCTGGCGCTGGCCTGCATGCTGGCGGGAGGCCACCTGCTGCTGGAAGACGTGCCCGGCGTGGGCAAGACCACGCTGGCGCATGCGCTGGCGCGTACGCTCGGGCTGCAATACCAGCGCGTCCAGTTCACCAGCGACCTGCTGCCGGCGGACCTGATCGGCGTCTCGGTGTTCGTGCGCGATGCGGGCGAATTCCGCTTCCACCGCGGCCCGGTGTTCGCGCAGGTAGTGCTCGCCGACGAGATCAACCGGGCGCCGCCCAAGACCCAGAGCGCGCTGCTCGAAGCCATGGCCGAGCGGCAGGTGACGCATGACGGCACCACGCATGCGCTGCCCGCACCGTTTTTCGTGATCGCCACGCAGAATCCGCTGGAGCAGCTGGGCACCCATGCGCTGCCCGAGTCGCAACTCGACCGCTTCACCATGCGCGTGTCGCTGGGCTATCCCGATCCCGCCTTCGAGCGCGTGCTGTACCTCGGCGGCGCCAGCGCGGCCGCAGCCACGCCGGTGATGGATGCCGCGCAGGTGCTGGCCCTGCAGCAGGCGGCCGCGCAGGTGTACGCCAGCCCCGCGCTGGTCGACTATGTGCTGGCGCTGGTGCAGGCCACGCGCCAGCACGGCGGCTTTGCCGCGGGCCTGTCGCCGCGCGCGGGGCTGTCGCTGCTGGCCTGCGCCCGCGCCTGGGCCCTGCTGGCGCAGCGTGAGCTGGTGCTGCCTGAAGATGTACAGGCGGTCTTTGCCGCCGTGGCCGCGCACCGGCTGCTGCCGGCGGGCAGAGTCGGGCCCGCGGCGGTGGACGGCGAGCTGGCGGCACTGCTGGCCGGCGTGGCCATCCCCTGA